One Halosegnis longus DNA window includes the following coding sequences:
- a CDS encoding DUF7284 family protein has product MSRGLSTTADVLVCLVLVSAAATTLALPTTPAQPPDADAAATVVERTTTDIEYRLVAPAGEHAPKSMRDRRASGRLSSLLARSAVRNATVDGRQLTHTSDEFERRVAAAVVNATAPRTQVVARWRPFPGAAIGGTAAAGPVPPADATVASQTRRVATAGEPRRQASRAAEDFGYAGVAAVAASRTTERLWPPTGMQNALAADYPTDRLAVARYEAAGRHLGVSVEDAVAAQNATAANSRLRETLQRRYETQLRERFDSPQAAARALQPGVTLVVRRWSA; this is encoded by the coding sequence GTGAGCCGCGGACTCTCCACGACGGCCGACGTGCTCGTCTGTCTCGTGCTCGTCTCCGCGGCCGCGACGACGCTCGCGCTCCCGACCACACCGGCGCAGCCGCCGGATGCCGACGCCGCCGCGACGGTCGTGGAGCGCACGACGACCGATATCGAGTACCGACTCGTCGCCCCCGCCGGCGAGCACGCTCCGAAGTCGATGCGTGACCGGCGAGCGAGCGGTCGGCTCTCGTCGCTTCTCGCCCGCAGCGCCGTCCGGAACGCGACCGTCGACGGTCGCCAACTGACGCACACGAGCGACGAGTTCGAGCGGCGGGTCGCTGCCGCGGTCGTGAACGCCACCGCCCCGCGGACGCAGGTGGTGGCTCGCTGGCGGCCGTTCCCCGGGGCAGCTATCGGTGGAACGGCCGCCGCTGGCCCGGTCCCGCCCGCCGACGCGACCGTCGCCAGCCAGACCCGGAGGGTCGCGACTGCCGGGGAGCCGCGGCGGCAGGCGAGCCGTGCGGCCGAGGACTTCGGCTACGCCGGTGTCGCGGCCGTCGCAGCGTCACGGACGACCGAACGGCTGTGGCCCCCTACGGGGATGCAGAACGCACTCGCGGCGGACTATCCGACCGACCGGCTCGCAGTCGCGCGGTACGAAGCCGCCGGTCGCCACCTCGGCGTGTCAGTCGAGGATGCGGTCGCGGCGCAGAACGCGACGGCGGCGAATAGCCGACTGCGCGAGACACTCCAACGGCGCTACGAAACGCAGCTCAGAGAGCGGTTCGACTCCCCGCAGGCGGCCGCTCGGGCACTCCAGCCCGGCGTGACGCTGGTCGTTCGGCGGTGGTCGGCGTGA
- a CDS encoding ATPase, T2SS/T4P/T4SS family, whose translation MFDFGDDSDCDCVAQFVDDTLRLDASDCPDDGDLATESNCRATAIGALRDRDADLVVVRSAGLDRRYEAATPLLVAAGRFAARADFHDEPLADRALADPLDAARLAAGRAGPVATIAAETGLVECATATEGYETLFRPQVAPILATERVVERPPPEATLRDRYELDTGATVRLYDAPDADLPMYHLTPVELTLDGAATATLETASQRLVTDALEGQRAAGRAVRAVASDDQPVETLAAVLDKHTRGFGVLADVFADPAVTDVFASAPVGETPVRLEHEGRAVRSNVVFTPQTADALASQFRRESGRAFSRASPTLDAAVTVAGRSVRVAGVTDPVSDGTGFTFRADSRDRFRLADLVANDTLTPAVAGLLSVAVERSASILVAGGRGVGKTTLLGALLGELDAGTRTVVVEDTPELPVDSLREAGHDCQRLHVERDGSGMGPTEALRTALRLGEGAIAVGEVRGDEAVALYEAMRVGADGTTLGTIHGEDPETVRERVTTDLGVAPTAFADTDLVVTLERTDGRRVADVSEVVGRDDPAFAPLFSPGETGRIDRGNSAVVASLARPAETYSDVREAIDGRAATFR comes from the coding sequence ATGTTCGATTTCGGCGACGATTCGGACTGCGACTGCGTGGCGCAGTTCGTGGACGACACGCTCCGGCTCGACGCGAGCGACTGCCCCGACGACGGCGACCTCGCCACCGAGTCCAACTGTCGGGCGACGGCTATCGGTGCGCTCCGCGACCGCGACGCCGACCTCGTGGTCGTTCGCTCGGCCGGGCTCGACCGCCGGTACGAGGCCGCGACGCCGTTGCTCGTCGCCGCCGGCCGGTTCGCTGCCCGCGCCGACTTCCACGACGAGCCACTCGCGGACCGCGCGCTCGCGGACCCCCTCGACGCTGCACGGCTCGCCGCCGGTCGGGCCGGCCCGGTCGCTACTATCGCCGCCGAGACCGGCCTCGTCGAGTGTGCGACCGCGACCGAGGGGTACGAGACGCTGTTCCGGCCGCAGGTCGCACCGATACTCGCGACCGAGCGCGTCGTCGAACGCCCGCCGCCGGAAGCCACGCTTCGTGACCGGTACGAACTCGACACCGGCGCGACGGTCAGACTGTACGACGCCCCGGACGCGGACCTGCCGATGTATCATCTCACGCCGGTCGAACTCACGCTCGACGGAGCCGCGACGGCGACGCTCGAAACCGCCAGCCAGCGACTCGTGACCGACGCACTCGAAGGCCAGCGGGCCGCCGGCCGCGCCGTCAGAGCCGTGGCGAGCGACGACCAACCCGTCGAGACGCTCGCCGCTGTCCTGGACAAACACACCCGCGGGTTTGGCGTGCTCGCTGACGTCTTCGCCGACCCGGCCGTCACCGACGTGTTCGCGTCCGCACCGGTCGGCGAAACCCCGGTCAGACTCGAACACGAGGGCCGAGCCGTCCGGTCGAACGTCGTGTTCACTCCACAGACCGCCGACGCGCTCGCCTCGCAGTTTCGTCGCGAGAGCGGGCGGGCGTTCTCGCGCGCGAGTCCGACGCTCGACGCCGCCGTCACCGTCGCCGGGCGCTCCGTCCGCGTCGCGGGCGTCACCGACCCCGTGAGCGACGGGACCGGCTTCACCTTTCGTGCCGACAGTCGCGACCGGTTCCGACTCGCGGACCTCGTCGCGAACGACACCCTCACACCGGCGGTGGCTGGCCTGCTCTCCGTCGCCGTCGAGCGGAGTGCGTCCATCCTCGTCGCCGGCGGGCGCGGCGTCGGGAAGACGACCTTGCTCGGCGCACTGCTCGGTGAACTCGACGCCGGCACCCGAACCGTCGTCGTCGAGGACACCCCCGAACTCCCGGTGGATTCGCTGCGCGAGGCCGGCCACGACTGTCAGCGGCTGCACGTCGAGCGCGACGGTTCGGGGATGGGACCGACCGAGGCGCTCCGAACCGCGCTCCGACTCGGCGAGGGCGCAATCGCCGTCGGCGAGGTTCGCGGCGACGAAGCGGTCGCGCTCTACGAGGCGATGCGCGTCGGCGCGGACGGCACGACGCTCGGGACGATTCACGGGGAGGACCCGGAGACGGTGCGCGAGCGCGTCACCACGGACCTCGGGGTGGCTCCGACCGCCTTCGCCGACACCGACCTCGTGGTGACCCTCGAACGAACTGACGGCCGTCGCGTCGCGGACGTGTCGGAGGTGGTCGGTCGCGACGACCCCGCCTTCGCCCCGCTGTTTTCTCCCGGGGAAACGGGTCGCATCGACCGCGGTAACAGTGCCGTCGTCGCGTCCCTCGCCCGGCCGGCCGAGACCTACAGCGACGTGCGCGAGGCAATCGACGGCCGCGCGGCGACGTTCCGATGA
- a CDS encoding DUF7285 family protein — MSRSSDRGQTDPLAALVAVAAVGLALSAYGGLLGDVLAPATPSPAPPLDSVTDDLAPAGVADPQRLAGLSVGETTHVSLAVRGRSWSVGPTPPEEGVRHARRRLPIRRANGTVDAGRIRVTVW; from the coding sequence GTGTCACGCTCGTCGGATAGGGGGCAGACCGACCCGCTCGCAGCGCTCGTCGCCGTCGCGGCCGTCGGACTCGCGCTCTCGGCGTACGGGGGGCTGCTCGGTGACGTGCTCGCTCCGGCGACCCCCTCGCCAGCGCCGCCGCTCGATTCGGTGACCGACGACCTCGCCCCGGCCGGTGTCGCCGACCCGCAACGGCTCGCTGGTCTCTCGGTGGGCGAGACGACCCACGTCTCGCTCGCGGTTCGCGGCCGCTCGTGGAGCGTCGGGCCGACGCCACCGGAAGAGGGTGTGCGCCACGCCCGCCGGCGACTTCCGATTCGGCGGGCGAACGGCACCGTCGACGCGGGCCGAATCCGGGTGACCGTCTGGTGA
- a CDS encoding DUF7310 family coiled-coil domain-containing protein produces MNADTFDERLAAVERTLTDSETAPGSLAEEADLQQRLATVEARIDALETRLADVEGEVTAVRAHVDDARRVDRETERVAERALALAREQPTEPAPPTSTRTTSPVSRLVARLRALVS; encoded by the coding sequence GTGAACGCTGACACGTTCGATGAACGACTCGCCGCCGTCGAACGCACGCTCACCGACTCCGAGACGGCTCCCGGTTCACTCGCCGAGGAAGCCGACCTCCAACAGCGGCTCGCGACCGTCGAGGCGCGAATCGACGCGCTCGAAACGCGGCTGGCTGACGTTGAGGGCGAGGTGACCGCCGTCCGCGCACACGTCGACGATGCCCGGCGGGTGGACCGAGAGACCGAACGGGTCGCCGAGCGTGCACTCGCACTCGCTCGCGAGCAGCCGACCGAGCCTGCGCCGCCGACATCCACCCGGACCACCTCTCCGGTATCACGACTGGTCGCTCGGCTCCGAGCGCTCGTGTCGTGA
- a CDS encoding carbohydrate ABC transporter permease, which produces MAEQHSRLQVFTSNWQAAALLLPTLALISVFLYYPFLETVQLSFYQLRVLGSGEWVGLQNYVQLFESGAYRNSLIVTILFTAATVTASLFLSLIISFLIHEANRFTDLYLVAAIWPYAMPLAVAGIVLDFLINPRIGVVTWAIEALTGFQFAWQTNGALALVAVIIAAVWQGLGYSIIFMTAAFNQVPDSITDAAKLDGIGRFQRLFRIYVPLISPVLVFLIVIQTIGAFFGGFALIDLMTSGGPSNATNVLMFNLYQDAFVNQRFGYASAQSVVLFGFVAVLMYVQLRVTDRYAYYGGA; this is translated from the coding sequence ATGGCCGAGCAACACTCTCGACTACAGGTCTTCACGAGCAACTGGCAGGCAGCGGCACTACTCCTGCCCACCCTCGCGCTCATCTCGGTCTTTCTCTACTATCCGTTTCTCGAAACGGTGCAACTGAGCTTCTATCAGCTGCGAGTGCTCGGTAGTGGTGAGTGGGTCGGGCTACAAAACTACGTACAGTTGTTCGAGTCCGGAGCGTACCGAAACAGCTTGATTGTCACTATACTGTTCACTGCAGCCACGGTGACAGCCTCGCTGTTTCTCTCCCTCATCATCTCGTTCCTCATCCATGAGGCCAACCGATTCACGGATCTCTACTTGGTGGCCGCGATTTGGCCATACGCGATGCCGCTGGCTGTTGCCGGTATTGTCCTTGATTTTCTTATCAATCCCCGGATTGGCGTTGTTACGTGGGCGATTGAAGCGTTGACGGGCTTTCAATTTGCGTGGCAGACAAACGGGGCCCTCGCCCTAGTGGCTGTCATTATTGCTGCCGTCTGGCAGGGGCTGGGCTACAGTATCATCTTCATGACAGCCGCATTCAACCAAGTCCCCGACTCAATTACCGATGCAGCCAAGCTGGATGGGATCGGACGGTTCCAGCGGCTGTTTCGCATCTACGTCCCCCTCATTTCGCCTGTGCTCGTGTTTCTGATCGTCATCCAGACGATCGGAGCGTTCTTCGGTGGCTTCGCCCTCATCGATCTGATGACAAGCGGTGGTCCGAGCAACGCCACGAACGTGTTGATGTTCAATCTGTACCAGGACGCCTTCGTGAACCAACGATTCGGCTACGCCTCCGCACAGTCTGTCGTCCTGTTTGGATTCGTTGCCGTGTTGATGTACGTTCAGTTACGTGTCACTGACCGCTACGCGTACTACGGGGGTGCCTGA
- a CDS encoding DUF7286 family protein, whose amino-acid sequence MVGVNERARVPFALLGVVLLVGSASITAGLGAVTPTREPATEAAVEQSRTSLGGVVHDATRAAARDAAASPVVAPANTTLGRTLASTGTPFRAALELRTYLAVRDRLSATTERGLTVEPSLPPLQDSTDIAAALARTTVEPVGANATAVRTTVANVTLTATRDGRVVDTYRVSPTVTVQTPVFALHERTASYQQRLDSGATEPGLARRATARLYGVAWARGLTQYGGGPIANVVSNQHVAVATNHALLAQQRATFGAADDTGRRAVRVAAARAAGTDLLAATGQSGQQIQQLLAGVDAATPGSTLDPVTAANPSTTPESTLNVAVGEQATTAFDRFAAADLETALAAPYRATVERRRVVTDRATTTTGHARPTGANWTLVGTEQTHETTVTSVEPTAGSPTQPWHSLATTARRVTETTRTERRWRRNHTARTTVETTTETRRVSIRLVARHDGGNAPSAPIRSVHERGGALDGPNLAAIEGRARTQLLGDEGTVDALARRTRSDDTTQTTVRGERPSELRDWVYRDIVRLREQVANVSVAVERGALGTYQVNPSGELAAELRARRAQLVDAPDAYDGVADRARVAARGAYLDAVIAQLERRADDRNGVKERFADLLAARGLRLDRLRSMMTARSQVTTPTSRSISGVGGPYSLDVDGAPAYLTLASVNRTQTDSLREGSVRPLAARNTNIFTVPYGDAADGLVGKLFDGDRVRLRSAARALAAGEELATHDTLEADVEAAVTRRRRGMRRVLRRAGVGDSRSERRRIVATGLGAWQTVAERALAVTENRGPDAVAAVAVRRSPGSFDGPADRDDLRRSLRAAATDGRGVPESSVTPHVERARQVVGKLAKQSVGRAANQTTTAVRERLESKTGKLAAVPSGLPVTPLPSQWYATMNVWDISVRGGYDRFSVSVPDGGPGRRLTYVRDGRAVGIDWNGDGEPARAGTATAVTFAYRTAVVVVVPPGGQGVGDVDGNADERSAGWR is encoded by the coding sequence GTGGTCGGCGTGAACGAGCGCGCCCGCGTACCGTTCGCACTGCTCGGGGTCGTCCTCCTCGTCGGGAGTGCGAGCATCACGGCCGGACTCGGTGCGGTGACACCGACGCGCGAGCCGGCAACCGAGGCAGCCGTCGAGCAGAGCCGCACCTCGCTCGGTGGGGTCGTCCACGACGCGACTCGGGCGGCAGCGAGGGATGCAGCGGCGTCGCCAGTCGTCGCGCCGGCGAACACGACACTCGGTCGGACGCTCGCGTCGACGGGCACCCCGTTCCGGGCCGCGCTCGAACTCCGGACGTATCTCGCGGTCCGCGACCGACTCTCGGCGACGACAGAACGCGGGCTCACCGTCGAGCCGTCGCTGCCGCCGCTGCAGGACTCGACGGATATCGCCGCCGCGCTCGCACGGACGACGGTCGAGCCGGTGGGAGCGAACGCGACGGCCGTTCGAACGACCGTCGCGAACGTCACGCTCACGGCGACGCGCGACGGTCGCGTCGTCGATACGTACCGGGTCTCGCCGACCGTGACCGTCCAGACACCGGTGTTCGCCCTCCACGAACGGACGGCGAGCTACCAGCAGCGACTCGACAGCGGTGCGACCGAGCCGGGACTGGCGCGCCGTGCGACCGCGCGCCTGTACGGGGTGGCGTGGGCGCGCGGACTCACCCAGTACGGCGGCGGGCCAATCGCCAACGTCGTCTCGAATCAACACGTCGCCGTAGCGACGAACCACGCGCTTCTCGCCCAGCAGCGGGCGACGTTCGGCGCGGCCGACGACACCGGTCGCCGTGCGGTCCGGGTCGCCGCCGCTCGCGCCGCAGGAACCGACCTGCTGGCCGCGACCGGACAGTCCGGCCAGCAGATACAACAGCTCCTCGCGGGCGTCGACGCCGCGACACCGGGGTCGACGCTCGACCCGGTGACAGCGGCGAATCCATCGACGACGCCGGAGTCCACGCTGAACGTCGCCGTCGGCGAACAGGCGACGACGGCGTTCGACCGGTTCGCCGCGGCCGACCTCGAGACCGCGCTCGCTGCACCGTACCGTGCGACGGTCGAACGCCGACGTGTCGTCACCGACAGAGCGACGACGACCACCGGGCACGCACGCCCTACCGGGGCAAACTGGACGCTGGTCGGGACCGAACAGACGCACGAAACAACGGTAACGAGTGTGGAACCGACCGCCGGCTCCCCCACGCAGCCGTGGCACAGCCTCGCCACGACTGCCCGCCGTGTCACCGAGACGACGCGGACGGAGCGCCGGTGGCGACGCAATCACACGGCGCGCACTACGGTGGAGACGACGACGGAGACGCGCCGCGTCTCGATACGGCTCGTCGCTCGCCACGACGGCGGGAACGCGCCGTCTGCTCCGATACGTTCCGTCCACGAGCGCGGTGGCGCACTCGACGGCCCGAACCTCGCAGCTATCGAAGGCCGGGCGAGGACACAGCTACTCGGTGACGAAGGAACAGTCGACGCGCTCGCGCGCCGGACCAGAAGCGACGACACCACCCAGACGACGGTTCGGGGCGAACGACCTTCCGAACTGCGCGACTGGGTGTACCGCGACATCGTCCGGCTGCGCGAACAGGTGGCGAACGTCTCGGTCGCGGTCGAGCGGGGCGCACTCGGCACGTATCAGGTGAACCCGAGTGGCGAACTCGCGGCGGAGCTCCGAGCGCGGCGCGCGCAGCTGGTGGACGCTCCCGACGCGTACGACGGCGTCGCGGACCGCGCACGCGTCGCTGCACGCGGTGCGTATCTCGATGCGGTCATCGCACAACTGGAACGCCGGGCCGACGACCGCAACGGCGTGAAAGAGCGGTTTGCCGACCTGCTCGCGGCACGCGGACTGCGTCTCGACCGCCTGCGCTCGATGATGACGGCGCGCTCGCAGGTCACGACGCCGACGAGCCGTTCGATTTCGGGCGTCGGTGGTCCCTACTCGCTTGACGTGGACGGAGCCCCGGCGTACCTCACGCTCGCGTCGGTGAACCGGACGCAGACCGACTCGCTGCGCGAGGGGAGCGTCCGCCCGCTCGCCGCGCGCAACACGAACATCTTCACCGTGCCGTACGGCGATGCCGCTGACGGACTCGTCGGGAAGCTATTCGACGGCGACCGGGTCAGGCTCCGGTCTGCAGCGCGTGCGCTCGCGGCCGGCGAGGAACTCGCGACTCACGACACGCTCGAAGCCGACGTTGAGGCCGCAGTGACCAGACGCCGGCGCGGGATGCGCCGCGTGCTCCGGCGGGCCGGCGTGGGTGACTCCCGTAGCGAGCGTCGCCGAATCGTCGCAACCGGACTCGGAGCGTGGCAGACGGTCGCCGAGCGCGCGCTCGCCGTCACCGAAAACCGTGGTCCCGACGCCGTCGCTGCCGTAGCAGTTCGGCGCTCCCCCGGCTCCTTCGACGGGCCCGCCGACCGCGACGACCTGCGACGGTCGCTCCGGGCCGCAGCCACTGATGGTCGTGGCGTCCCCGAGTCGTCCGTGACGCCACACGTCGAGCGCGCGAGGCAAGTGGTCGGGAAACTGGCGAAACAGAGTGTCGGGCGCGCGGCGAATCAGACGACGACTGCCGTCCGCGAGCGACTGGAGTCGAAAACGGGCAAGCTAGCGGCTGTGCCGAGTGGACTCCCCGTGACGCCGCTTCCCTCGCAGTGGTACGCGACGATGAACGTCTGGGACATCTCGGTTCGAGGCGGCTACGACCGATTCAGCGTCAGCGTCCCCGACGGCGGGCCGGGACGCCGGCTCACCTACGTCCGTGACGGTCGCGCCGTCGGTATCGACTGGAACGGCGACGGAGAGCCAGCGCGTGCGGGTACGGCCACGGCGGTCACGTTCGCCTACCGGACGGCCGTCGTGGTCGTCGTCCCGCCCGGTGGACAGGGCGTCGGCGACGTGGACGGCAACGCGGACGAGCGCTCTGCGGGATGGCGATAG
- a CDS encoding DUF7283 family protein, translating into MFDTAEGWYSWVGVSFAAAGLLAVALALPTAPPPDARAAATVVDGVADSDYAGRTTVDIDAARLRLTTRGLSLAADRGRSHARFDAGPIVPVHGGPLRAVLDGADPRRAFDGPGRFAAAVEQARARTPAWRPAPESLSARQLTWGETRVTLVG; encoded by the coding sequence ATGTTCGACACGGCTGAGGGATGGTACAGTTGGGTCGGCGTCTCGTTCGCTGCGGCGGGACTGTTGGCCGTCGCGCTCGCGCTCCCGACCGCGCCGCCGCCGGATGCGCGGGCGGCCGCGACCGTCGTCGACGGTGTCGCGGACAGCGACTACGCCGGCCGGACGACCGTCGATATCGACGCGGCGCGGCTCCGGCTCACGACCCGCGGGCTGTCGCTCGCGGCCGACCGTGGGCGCTCGCACGCGCGGTTCGACGCCGGGCCAATCGTTCCCGTGCACGGCGGACCACTGCGGGCCGTACTCGATGGTGCCGACCCGCGGCGCGCGTTCGATGGTCCCGGTCGCTTCGCCGCAGCGGTCGAGCAGGCGCGTGCTCGCACTCCGGCGTGGCGACCCGCTCCCGAGTCGCTTTCGGCACGACAGCTAACGTGGGGTGAGACGCGTGTCACGCTCGTCGGATAG
- a CDS encoding DUF5791 family protein: MLHDLVADPGDHSGTELYDAMVAELAAGVESVGVDAIAAETDVPEATLRDLVAGDQPELTVEEAAAILAVIEDDHAGDIVALSRDAIMMGMSQAVLDVEALAADAGDELEPREVQSKIEGRFPMTLREFALFHATIQAQTV, from the coding sequence ATGCTCCACGACCTCGTTGCTGACCCGGGCGACCACTCGGGGACGGAACTGTACGACGCGATGGTAGCCGAACTCGCCGCCGGCGTCGAGTCGGTCGGCGTCGACGCCATCGCCGCCGAGACCGACGTGCCCGAAGCCACGCTCCGTGACCTCGTCGCCGGCGACCAGCCCGAACTCACCGTCGAGGAAGCAGCCGCGATTCTCGCCGTCATCGAGGACGACCACGCCGGCGATATCGTCGCGCTCTCGCGGGACGCCATCATGATGGGGATGTCACAGGCCGTGCTCGACGTGGAGGCGCTGGCGGCCGACGCCGGCGACGAACTCGAACCCCGCGAGGTCCAGTCGAAAATCGAGGGGCGGTTCCCGATGACGCTGCGGGAGTTCGCACTGTTTCACGCGACGATTCAGGCACAGACGGTCTGA
- a CDS encoding SDR family oxidoreductase, whose protein sequence is MRVAILGCGYVGLELARQLTPDHEVIGVRRSKLDVVRETGAQAVEADVTDADALAEIPDVDALVFAASSGGRGAEAAREVYVEGLETAIDAFADRESSPDQLVYTSSTGVYGDHDGNWVDESTPIEPTTEKTAVLAEAERIATEYAAERGIDGTVARFAGLYGPDRYRLDRYLEGPVTAGYLNMIHRDDAAGAVAHLLDGVEPSVVNVADDEPASKHDFADWLADQCDVPRPDKRTKQERLDEGDLSEPAQRRILTSKRVSNDLLHEVGYELDYPTYREGYAAAVAAYRERNR, encoded by the coding sequence ATGAGAGTCGCAATCTTGGGCTGCGGTTACGTCGGCTTGGAACTGGCTCGCCAACTCACGCCCGACCACGAGGTCATCGGGGTCCGGCGGTCGAAGCTCGACGTTGTCCGCGAAACCGGCGCACAGGCCGTCGAAGCCGACGTGACCGACGCCGACGCACTCGCTGAAATACCCGACGTGGACGCGCTCGTCTTCGCCGCCTCCTCCGGGGGCCGAGGAGCCGAGGCCGCCCGCGAGGTGTACGTCGAGGGGTTGGAGACGGCTATCGACGCCTTCGCCGACCGCGAATCCTCGCCCGACCAGCTCGTCTACACCTCCTCGACGGGCGTGTATGGCGACCACGATGGGAACTGGGTGGATGAATCCACGCCAATCGAGCCGACGACCGAGAAGACCGCCGTGCTCGCGGAAGCCGAACGCATCGCCACCGAATACGCCGCCGAGCGCGGCATCGACGGCACCGTCGCCCGCTTCGCCGGGCTGTACGGCCCGGACCGCTACCGCCTCGACCGCTACCTGGAAGGACCGGTGACGGCCGGCTATCTGAACATGATTCACCGCGACGACGCGGCGGGCGCGGTCGCGCACCTGCTCGACGGCGTCGAGCCGTCGGTCGTCAACGTCGCCGACGACGAACCGGCTTCGAAACACGACTTCGCCGACTGGTTGGCCGACCAGTGTGACGTGCCACGTCCGGACAAGCGGACGAAACAGGAGCGACTCGACGAGGGTGACCTCTCGGAGCCGGCCCAACGCCGGATTCTCACGAGCAAGCGCGTCAGTAACGACCTGCTCCACGAGGTCGGGTACGAACTCGATTATCCGACGTATCGAGAGGGGTACGCCGCGGCGGTGGCGGCGTATCGCGAACGCAACCGTTAG
- a CDS encoding DUF7311 family protein has protein sequence MIVRLAVAVLLAGALLGVGLPAAETARTERAATLTQNELIEFRETTARFRTHNDATRPERPGAVRIHRLRVPAGTTIRLGVGPHNESLRWKHDARRGRVETDLPFARSVRLTAGSHRLRLGLVRVDGKVRIRLRTFKSDAGTTG, from the coding sequence GTGATTGTTCGACTCGCGGTAGCCGTTCTGCTCGCTGGCGCGCTCCTCGGTGTCGGGCTTCCAGCCGCCGAGACCGCCCGCACCGAGCGAGCCGCTACCCTCACACAGAACGAACTCATCGAGTTTCGCGAGACGACGGCGAGATTCCGGACGCACAACGACGCCACCCGACCGGAACGACCGGGCGCGGTGCGAATCCACAGGCTCCGGGTGCCGGCGGGAACGACCATCCGGCTCGGGGTCGGTCCACACAACGAGTCGCTCCGGTGGAAACACGACGCGCGCCGGGGGCGCGTCGAGACCGACCTGCCCTTCGCTCGCTCGGTCCGACTCACCGCGGGGAGCCATCGCCTCCGACTCGGGCTGGTCCGCGTGGACGGGAAGGTGCGGATTCGGCTCCGGACGTTCAAGTCGGATGCCGGGACCACCGGCTGA
- a CDS encoding carbohydrate ABC transporter permease, which yields MSIVPDTVNERLSTTTGDSQLATHGALWLIISVLILPIALAAVYSTQTTNAVYQITNVFPGSALVENYTTVLFEYNFGQYMWNSFVMATVVIVGKLVFSLLAATALVYYDFRFQSLIFYAILFTLLMPLPVRIVPLYQLMADIGWLNSFAGLTSPFIASATAVFLFRQQFRSIPASVVETAKLDGIGPIQFLANVLIPMSKGMIAGVTAIMFISTWNAYLWPLVAIIDRTNQVAQVGLRYIQGTGAEGFVQWNLVMAAGILVLIPPLIVLLVARRYLLSTLGGGE from the coding sequence GTGTCGATCGTCCCAGACACCGTCAACGAGCGGCTGTCGACGACGACCGGTGACAGCCAACTGGCGACGCACGGAGCACTCTGGCTCATCATCTCGGTACTGATTTTGCCAATTGCACTGGCTGCAGTGTACAGTACACAAACGACGAACGCTGTGTACCAAATTACGAACGTCTTCCCGGGGTCTGCACTCGTCGAGAACTACACTACGGTACTGTTTGAGTACAACTTCGGACAGTATATGTGGAACTCGTTCGTGATGGCGACCGTCGTTATCGTCGGGAAACTCGTCTTCTCGCTGCTCGCTGCGACAGCACTGGTGTACTACGACTTCCGGTTTCAGTCGCTCATCTTCTATGCAATTCTGTTTACGCTCCTGATGCCACTCCCTGTCCGAATCGTCCCGCTGTATCAACTAATGGCCGATATCGGCTGGCTCAACTCGTTTGCGGGGCTTACTTCCCCGTTTATCGCCAGTGCGACAGCCGTCTTCTTATTCCGACAGCAGTTCCGCTCAATCCCTGCATCGGTCGTTGAGACAGCCAAGCTGGACGGAATTGGCCCGATCCAATTTCTGGCAAACGTTCTCATCCCGATGTCGAAGGGGATGATCGCTGGCGTCACGGCAATCATGTTTATCTCGACGTGGAACGCGTACCTGTGGCCACTTGTCGCGATTATCGACCGCACGAATCAAGTCGCTCAGGTCGGCCTTCGGTACATCCAGGGGACCGGTGCAGAGGGCTTCGTCCAGTGGAACCTCGTCATGGCCGCTGGCATTCTCGTGTTAATTCCGCCCCTCATCGTGCTCCTCGTCGCTCGCCGATATCTCCTCTCTACGCTGGGTGGTGGTGAGTAA